TGATGGAAGAAACAGATTCAAATACCAAAGAGCGATCGTTTCGCCGCCAAAAAGATAAATGACCGCGCCCAACGCAAGATAAGGTCCGAAAGGAATCACGGTTTTTAACCCAGCGTTTTGCTTTCTTGCCATAAAAAGACCTACGACACTACCAACGATCGCAGATGTCATGATCACAAAAGGAATGGCCTTCCAACCTAACAAAGCACCGATCCAAGCAAGCAATTTTATATCGCCGCCACCCATGCCTTCATTTTTAGTTAAAAGGTAGTAGATGTAAGCCATTCCCCAAAGAAAGCCACCGCCCATTAAAACACCCCAAAAAGCATCCATAAATTCGCGGTGAGGGTTTAAGGCGGCACCCACAAGTCCGATCACAATCCCTGAAAGAGTAAATTCATCGGGAAGGATCATGTGATCAAGATCGATGAATGTACATACGACTAATCCGAAAATGAAAATCAAATATTCAGGAAGACTCCAAGAAAATCCAAGGTAATAAAAACTTAAGGCAAAAAGGCTCGCCATAATAAGTTCGACCAATGGATAACGGAAAGAATACTTTGCCTTACACTTACGGCAACGACCCTTTAAGATGAACCAACTTAAAATCGGGATGTTGTCATACCACTTAATCGGAGTTTTACAGGAATAACAATAACTGCGGGGCTTCACTACACTTTCATCTTTTGGGAGGCGATAAATAATAACGTTGGCAAAGCTGCCAAAGATCGCGCCAAGTATGAAAAAGAACCCTAGAAATGTGAAATCAATGTTAGACAATGTCTTTTCTCCTAAACAGCGCATTGGATATCAAAATCAGTAAAACCACCCATCCTAAGCTGTGGGTCAGCATCCATAATACGTTCTGAGCTGGAATACCGTTTTCAAGATAATAAGAAGACTTCCAATTCATTTTAAAAAGGTTCGGAGTCATCCAGTGCAAAACTTTGACGGCTTGAATGAAAAAAGCATCTTTGCTTTTTTCTGCAAAAAAAGAAAGATCGTTCAGCCAGTGCCCTAAAAGAAAAACCATCACTCCTGCAGTTAAAGCTAACACCGGGCGAACGACAAGACTGAAGGCGATCACGCATCCTAAGACGATAGCACTTTCAAACCAAAGACTGAGGCAGATTTCGGCGAAAGCAACAAGCTGCTGAGGCGACTTCGCCAAGCCTAACAAGAAGAAAAGAAGTACCGATAAAAACAAAAGCAACAAAGTATTTAAGCCTAATACGCCCAGAATTTTACCTAACAAAAATTGCGGGCGGCTGACCGGGCGGGAAAGAATAAGCAGGCAGGTTTGCTTTTCAACTTCTTTTGAAATTAGAAAAGCGCCGGCGAAAATCGAAACGCCTAGTAAAGCGATCTGGATAGATAAAAAGCCAAAATCAGTAAGAATTTTTCGTTGTTCGGCAAACGATAAAGCGCCAAGCAAAAAACTGAGCGCTAACATGATGGCCGCGATAAAAAGAACGACCAAAAAGAATCTTTCTCGAAGCATCTCTTGTAATGTGGTGCGACCCAAAGCCCAAATTTTAGCCATTGGATTGCTCTTTTCCCTTTAGAACCGCAAAGGCCTTTTCTAAGCTACTAAACTCAGACATGAAGCTGCTTAAGACGCCGTCATAAAGAATACGACCTTTATTGACCACCACTAGATGGGTACAAAGTTCTTCCATATCTTGAAGCAGATGACTGCTGAAGAAGATGCTGACCCCCCGTTTTTGTTCTTCACGAAGGATGTCTTTCACTAAAGCTCGCCCATCGGGATCCAAGCCTGACATTGGCTCATCCAAGATGATAAGATCCGGATTTGTTAAAATGGCTTGAGCGATTCCAATTCTTTGCAACATTCCTTTAGAATAAGTGCGAAGGCGGCGATCCTTTGCTTCAAGTAAGTCGACTTTTTTTAATGCTGTTTGCGCACTTTCGTGGAAATTCTTTAAAGAAGATCCAAAACACAAATTCCAATGAAGCTTTAGAAATTCCATTCCGGTTAGGAATTCATAGAGATATGGACGCTCTGGAAGATACCCAATACGGGTTTTAGATTCACTGGAAAGGGGTTTACCGAAAAAGTGAATGTCACCAGCATCAGGACGAATGAAGTCAAAAAGGCATTTGATCGTTGTGGTTTTACCCGCCCCATTGCTGCCGACAAAACCTGTAGTTTGACCGGAGGGAATTGAAAAGCTCACGTTTTGTAAGACGTGGCGGTCCTTTTCAAAAAGTCCCCCTTTGAATGTCTTATTCAAATTTCTAACTGAAAGTACGTCCATGTTTGAATTTTATGGCTTCAACCCTAAAGCTTTCACCATCTCCCTGACAGGATCATACTGTTTAGAAGTGGCTGGCATCAAGTCGCGAGAACCTAAAATTTCAGTGTAAGTGTCTTTACCGCGATTTTCTTGAACTAAATCAATCAAAGCAAACATTAAAGAATGAGTGGTTTTAGGGTATAGATCGTAGAAATCCTGACGAACAGCGAAGGGATCGTTCGGAATCGGAGGACTTTGCCAAATGATACGATATTTGGCTTTTTTATCGGTGCCGAATTTCTTCCAAGCGCCTTGTTCCCCTTTGTCGTCATCGCTAAAAACAGCCGCGGCATCGACTTTTTTAGCCTCTAAGAACTGAATTGAAGCTTGGTGATTGCCAGTAAAGACCATCTCTTTAAAATCTTTTTCACTGAACCCCAGTTTTTTGAACTCAGCCCACGGATAAAGATAGCCAGATGATGACTTATCATCGACAAAGGCCATTCTTTTGCCTTTAAGCTGCTTCAGATTTTTAATTCCAGAGCGCAATGGCGTGATGACCATAGAATAGTAGTAAGGCTCATGCCATGATTTTTTTAATAGAACTTTGGCTTTCGCTTGTTCTTCAGCAAGAACGTAAGTCGCTGAGCTAAAGAATGCGAAATCGACTTTTTTTGTTTTCATGGCCTCGATGAGGCCAGAATAATTTTTAGAAATGTAGATGTTTACCGGAATGTTTAAGCGCGTTTGCAACTCTTTTGCTAACGTTAGACCTTGCTCTCGGACGTTTTCTGGATTGCCGCCTGGAATAACACCGATGGTGATTGCTGGTGGTGCTTCCTCAGCTGGAGTGTTTTCAGCAAATACTGGTGAAAAAACAAGCAGCGTGATCAGTCCAAGAATCAGTCTTTTCAAAATTCCTCCATCGCCGAAAGGGCCTCGACTGATGATGACTCATTTCTTTCGTTTTTTAAAGCAAGAACAAAGGCTTCAGCGGCATCACTTTCAGTCAAGCATGGGATGTTGTAATCCGTGCATGCGCGACGGATATCAAAACTTGCTTCGATAGCACGACGGCCCGAAGTAGTATTGATAACGAAAGCAACTTCACCTGAACGAATTTTATCCACGCAGTGAGGACGACCTTCATCTACTTTTCTTAATGATAAGCAGTTCACACCGTGTTCGTTAAAGAAAGTTGCGGTCCCGGTGGTAGCTGAAACCCCGTATCCCATACGCTGTAATTCTTTAGCCAAAGTCAGCATGCCGTCTTTGTCCTTATCTCTTAAAGAGAAGAACACTTGGCCCATCTTTGGAAGTCTTATGTTACTTGAAAGGAAAGCTTTTGAAAGAGCTTCGGAATAGTTTCTTCCGCGTCCCATACTTTCACCCGTGGATTTCATCTCAGGGCCTAACAATGAATCAGACTCTGGGAATTTCTTAAATGGAAAGACCACGCCCTTAACTGAAACGCTTTTCGTGCTTCTCCAATTAAGTCCATCCAGTTTCAACTCGCTTTTCTTTTTACCAAGCATTGCGGCCACACCCAAATCAATCAATGGAATGCTGGTTGCTTTGGCAACGAATGGCACTGAACGTGAGCTGCGCGGATTGGCTTCAAGCATGTAGACGACATCGTTCTTTACCGCTAGTTGCAGATTTAGGTGCCCGATGACGCCAATTCGATTGGCAAGTTTTTGGCTTAGCTCTTCGATACGATCGCAAGTGTCTTTTTTAAGACGGTGCGGAGGCAGCACTCCCATCGAATCCCCTGAGTGAACCCCGGCTGCTTCGATATGTTCGACAACGCCACCGATGATTGTCCAATCAGGGCCGCGAACTAAGTCTACGTCCACTTCTAAGGCACCTGCTAGGAATTGATCCATCAAGCAAGGTTTATCAGCGGAAATATAATCCCCGTGACGTTGGAAGTATGAAATCAATTCGTCATTACTTTCGATGACCTCCATACGGCGACCACCCAGAACATAACTTGGACGACAGATCATCGGGTAACCAACGCTAGATTCATACTTCAAAGCTTCGGATAATGAACCAGCCATCGCAGAGTTTGGAATTTCAAAGTTGAGCTCTCTGCAAATTTTAGAGAACAAACCGCGGTCTTCTGCTAGGTCGATCGTTTCTAATGAAGAACCTAATAAAGTATATCCCGCTTTGACTAATTCTGGAGCGACATTGATTGGTGTTTGTCCACCTAGTTGAGCGACAAAACCTTTTGGTTTCATGAAGCGCATGATTTCAATTAGGCTTTCTGAAGTCAGCGGTTCGAAGAACAAAACGTCGGAAGTGTCGTAGTCTGTTGATACAGTCTCAGGGTTTGAATTCACCATGATAACTTTGCTGCCGCTTTTCTGAAATGCTTTCACACCGCGAACGCAGCTATAGTCAAACTCAATACCTTGGCCGATACGATTAGGTCCGCTACCGATGATCACCACAGCATTCGGCGCATCCACTTTCGCAGAAGCACTTGGCCAGTAGGATGAATAGAAATAAGGAGTCGAAGATTCAAACTCGCCCGCGCAAGTGTCCACTTGCTGGTATTTTGGAAGCAGATTGTGCTTTTCTCTTAACGCACGCAGATCAGTTTCTTTTTTGCCAACTAAAGCGGCCAAACGGGCGTCAGAAAAACCTTTTCTTTTCGCTGCCACCAGAAGATCTAAATTTGATTCGCTAAATTCTTTTTTGAACTTAGCTTCAAATTTAATCAGGGCATCGATGTGTTCTAAGAAGTAAGGATTGATGCGAGTTAATTCCTCGACATCCGCCACTGTCTTCCCATCACGGAAAGCTTGGAAAAGATGATAAATACGTTGGCTGTTTGGATAAGAGACTTTACCTGTTTCTAAAATGACTTCAGGGATCCCTTGGGGATTTTTTTCTAAGCTTGCTAAAGCTTTCATCATGGATTCTTGCAGAGTTCTGCCGATCCCCATGACTTCGCCGACGCTTTTCATTTGCGTCGTTAGGCTGTCTTTTGAGCCTGGGAATTTTTCAAAAGCGAAACGAGGGATTTTAGTAACAACGTAATCTAATGCAGGCTCGTAGCAAGATGGTGTTACTTTTGTGATGTCATTTTGAAGTTCATCAAGGCTGTAACCGATTGCTAGTAACGCTGCGATTTTTGCAATCGGGAATCCAGTGGCTTTACTTGCTAGCGCAGAAGAACGACTTACGCGGGGATTCATTTCAATGACTACGCGTTCGCCCGTTGTTGGATGAACCGCAAACTGAATGTTAGCGCCCCCCGTTTGAATGCCCACTTCATTGATGATTTTGCAGGCTTCATCACGCATCGCTTGATATTCGCGATCACTTAAAGTTTGTTGAGGAGCGATGGTGATACTGTCACCAGTGTGAACTCCGCAAGGATCTAAGTTTTCAATGCTACAGACAACCACGAAAGTGCCTTTATGGTCGCGCATGACTTCAAGTTCGAATTCTTTCCAGCCAAGAATGCTTTCTTCCACTAGAACTTCGGACGTTGGACTTTCATGCAAAGCCTGAACAAGCATCTTTTTGTATTCTTCTGGAGAGTACGCGATACCGCCGCCGCCGCCCCCTAGTGTGTAGTTCGGGCGAAGGATCATTGGGTAACCAAGATCATCTGCGATCTGCATACCATGTTCAAATGTACGAACCAGGTGACTTTTCGGGTAACGGGCACCGATTTTATCGAGGATGCCTCTGAAGATTTCGCGATCTTCACCGGCTTTAATCACCTGCGGAGTCGCGCCGAGAAGTTCAACTTTATATTTTTGCAGAATGCCTTTGGCGTGAAGTTCTAAGGCAAGATTCAGCGCTGTTTGTCCTCCCAAAGTTGGGATCACAGCATCTGGCAATTCTTTAGCGATGATTTGTTCTAGGTAATCGACTTTAAGTGGCTCTACGTAAACTCTTGTTGCCACTTCAGGATCTGTCATGATGGTTGCTGGATTGGAGTTAACTAAAATAACTTCCAATCCTTCTTTCATCAGAGCCTTGCAGGCTTGAGTGCCAGAGTAATCGAACTCACACGCTTGTCCAATTACGATAGGTCCAGATCCAATAATCAAAACTCTTTTTAGACTGGACTTGCGCGACACTCGTTCCCCCTTTTAGATGCCCAATTTACCTTCATTCGAGTAAATCATTTCGGGCTTCACATGTTTATATTGCTCAAACTTGTAACGCATCTTAATCAGACGAAGCATCAAAAGATTCGGATCTAAATCCGCATCTTTACGATGGCGTTTTACTTCGCCCAAAATAAATTTCTTCGCACTTTCGGGATGAAAACAGAAGCCGCGGGTGAAAACGTAAGAATCCCCGTGAGGAATCAAGCGCACTTCGAATAACTCATCTGGATCGAAACCGAAGACATAAGGTGATTGTTTTACAACCAGCTTTTTATTCGCCAAAAGATCTTTAATGTACACATCACCATTTTTGATTTTAATAAACTCGAAAATCGAATGTCGGTTTTGTTTTAAAACTTCCAAAGTTCTTAGTTCTTCTTCAGAAAAACGAAGCTCACGAACCAAGTGGCAAGCATTCAGAGGCGTCTGGCCCATGCCTTTAAGCTCTCTGGTGAAAAAATACCAATCATAAAACTGTGCCATACGGGATTCGTAATGGGTGGAGTTTTCATCCAACGTTCCAGCGTTTTCAAAGAACTCTTTTTTGGCCATGGCCAACTCGTCCTTGAAATTTTCGCTTACAAAGTGGTTCAGAATTTTTTCTATTAGCTTTTCATATTCGTTCATATCATCCGCTCGACAAAATAACTAAATAGCCCCGACGCTTCATGCGGCCCAGGACAACTTTCCGGGTGATATTGTATTCCTAAACACTTTAGTTTTTCACTATAAAAACCTGCCACAGTGCCATCATTTAAATTTACATGGGTGACTTTCACGTCAGAAGGCAAACTGCTAGCTTCCACAGCATAACCGTGGTTCTGGCTTGTCATATAAATTTGATTAAGCAGAGTGTCGCGGATGGGATGATTGCTGCCGCGGTGACCGAATTTAAGCTTGTAGGTTTTTGCCCCTAAAGCCAGCGCCAAAATTTGATGGCCCATGCAGATCCCGAAGATCGGCTTGACCCCTAGAAGTTCGCGCACAGTTCCGGCCGCCACTTTCACATCTGCAGGATCGCCAGGACCGTTAGTAAGCATGATGCCGTCTGGGTTGTAATCTAGAATGTCTTTGATTGTAGAACGGCTGTTAA
This is a stretch of genomic DNA from Bdellovibrio reynosensis. It encodes these proteins:
- a CDS encoding substrate-binding domain-containing protein, which codes for MKRLILGLITLLVFSPVFAENTPAEEAPPAITIGVIPGGNPENVREQGLTLAKELQTRLNIPVNIYISKNYSGLIEAMKTKKVDFAFFSSATYVLAEEQAKAKVLLKKSWHEPYYYSMVITPLRSGIKNLKQLKGKRMAFVDDKSSSGYLYPWAEFKKLGFSEKDFKEMVFTGNHQASIQFLEAKKVDAAAVFSDDDKGEQGAWKKFGTDKKAKYRIIWQSPPIPNDPFAVRQDFYDLYPKTTHSLMFALIDLVQENRGKDTYTEILGSRDLMPATSKQYDPVREMVKALGLKP
- the carB gene encoding carbamoyl-phosphate synthase large subunit, whose translation is MSRKSSLKRVLIIGSGPIVIGQACEFDYSGTQACKALMKEGLEVILVNSNPATIMTDPEVATRVYVEPLKVDYLEQIIAKELPDAVIPTLGGQTALNLALELHAKGILQKYKVELLGATPQVIKAGEDREIFRGILDKIGARYPKSHLVRTFEHGMQIADDLGYPMILRPNYTLGGGGGGIAYSPEEYKKMLVQALHESPTSEVLVEESILGWKEFELEVMRDHKGTFVVVCSIENLDPCGVHTGDSITIAPQQTLSDREYQAMRDEACKIINEVGIQTGGANIQFAVHPTTGERVVIEMNPRVSRSSALASKATGFPIAKIAALLAIGYSLDELQNDITKVTPSCYEPALDYVVTKIPRFAFEKFPGSKDSLTTQMKSVGEVMGIGRTLQESMMKALASLEKNPQGIPEVILETGKVSYPNSQRIYHLFQAFRDGKTVADVEELTRINPYFLEHIDALIKFEAKFKKEFSESNLDLLVAAKRKGFSDARLAALVGKKETDLRALREKHNLLPKYQQVDTCAGEFESSTPYFYSSYWPSASAKVDAPNAVVIIGSGPNRIGQGIEFDYSCVRGVKAFQKSGSKVIMVNSNPETVSTDYDTSDVLFFEPLTSESLIEIMRFMKPKGFVAQLGGQTPINVAPELVKAGYTLLGSSLETIDLAEDRGLFSKICRELNFEIPNSAMAGSLSEALKYESSVGYPMICRPSYVLGGRRMEVIESNDELISYFQRHGDYISADKPCLMDQFLAGALEVDVDLVRGPDWTIIGGVVEHIEAAGVHSGDSMGVLPPHRLKKDTCDRIEELSQKLANRIGVIGHLNLQLAVKNDVVYMLEANPRSSRSVPFVAKATSIPLIDLGVAAMLGKKKSELKLDGLNWRSTKSVSVKGVVFPFKKFPESDSLLGPEMKSTGESMGRGRNYSEALSKAFLSSNIRLPKMGQVFFSLRDKDKDGMLTLAKELQRMGYGVSATTGTATFFNEHGVNCLSLRKVDEGRPHCVDKIRSGEVAFVINTTSGRRAIEASFDIRRACTDYNIPCLTESDAAEAFVLALKNERNESSSVEALSAMEEF
- a CDS encoding ABC transporter permease; the encoded protein is MAKIWALGRTTLQEMLRERFFLVVLFIAAIMLALSFLLGALSFAEQRKILTDFGFLSIQIALLGVSIFAGAFLISKEVEKQTCLLILSRPVSRPQFLLGKILGVLGLNTLLLLFLSVLLFFLLGLAKSPQQLVAFAEICLSLWFESAIVLGCVIAFSLVVRPVLALTAGVMVFLLGHWLNDLSFFAEKSKDAFFIQAVKVLHWMTPNLFKMNWKSSYYLENGIPAQNVLWMLTHSLGWVVLLILISNALFRRKDIV
- a CDS encoding ABC transporter ATP-binding protein — protein: MDVLSVRNLNKTFKGGLFEKDRHVLQNVSFSIPSGQTTGFVGSNGAGKTTTIKCLFDFIRPDAGDIHFFGKPLSSESKTRIGYLPERPYLYEFLTGMEFLKLHWNLCFGSSLKNFHESAQTALKKVDLLEAKDRRLRTYSKGMLQRIGIAQAILTNPDLIILDEPMSGLDPDGRALVKDILREEQKRGVSIFFSSHLLQDMEELCTHLVVVNKGRILYDGVLSSFMSEFSSLEKAFAVLKGKEQSNG
- a CDS encoding prepilin peptidase; protein product: MSNIDFTFLGFFFILGAIFGSFANVIIYRLPKDESVVKPRSYCYSCKTPIKWYDNIPILSWFILKGRCRKCKAKYSFRYPLVELIMASLFALSFYYLGFSWSLPEYLIFIFGLVVCTFIDLDHMILPDEFTLSGIVIGLVGAALNPHREFMDAFWGVLMGGGFLWGMAYIYYLLTKNEGMGGGDIKLLAWIGALLGWKAIPFVIMTSAIVGSVVGLFMARKQNAGLKTVIPFGPYLALGAVIYLFGGETIALWYLNLFLPSV